The following are encoded in a window of Penaeus monodon isolate SGIC_2016 chromosome 9, NSTDA_Pmon_1, whole genome shotgun sequence genomic DNA:
- the LOC119576531 gene encoding uncharacterized protein LOC119576531, giving the protein MFSSFTGCAISFCCLRACDKIHLAMKIQMSLIFMVSFVVCLVAMPGHVITDYWTIICWQRNERTVLAFVIFYSVSVNIVRNYYTLLAIYRFLAVCFPIWYQQLSRWTVVTGVVVFVTVCVVLSWSTLFIIQVIN; this is encoded by the exons ATGTTTTCTTCCTTTACAGGATGTGCCATTAGCTTTTGCTGTCTGAGGGCATGCGACAAGATTCATCTGGCCATGAAGATTCAGATGTCTCTTATTTTCATGGTGAGCTTCGTCGTCTGCCTTGTAGCCATGCCAGGACACGTCATCACAGACTACTGGACAATCATTTGTTGGCAAAGAAATGAAAGGACCGTATTAGCTTTTGTGATATTCTACTCTGTATCGGTCAACATTGTGCGAAATTACTATACTCTGCTCGCGATCTACAG GTTCTTGGCTGTGTGTTTTCCCATCTGGTATCAGCAGTTGTCCCGATGGACAGTAGTTACAGGAGTCGTCGTTTTCGTCACTGTGTGCGTAGTGCTTTCGTGGTCAACTTTATTCATAATACAGGTAATAAACTAG